From the genome of Salvelinus namaycush isolate Seneca chromosome 10, SaNama_1.0, whole genome shotgun sequence, one region includes:
- the LOC120054433 gene encoding protein FAM43A-like, which yields MLPWKKNKFDLIDEDKQSKQKGYAVSLNYSALTSFAKSCPESALNRVGSMFKSKRKKVKITSEDPTYTVLYLGNATTIQSKGEGCTDVAVSKIWGKSEMGKNGTKMKLTISSQGIRMVHVDDKARRPGHLYLLHRITYCVADPRLHKIFAWIYRHEMKHKAVMLRCHAVLVSKPEKAKAMALLLYQTSATALAEFKRLKRRDDARHQQQQLIGEQTIPLVPLRKLLNGQCYYKPPVERSRSAPKLGSITEDLIGEEEEEKAMLFECEDILDTNDDCVGNGKQELSQIISDLGEMCIGNDVQTLKADFRVTRLLSGESTGSESSIESNQEPISVSNGFEGGRCRK from the coding sequence ATGCTGCCTTGGAAGAAGAATAAGTTCGACCTGATAGATGAAGATAAACAGTCGAAGCAGAAGGGTTATGCCGTGAGTTTGAACTACTCTGCGCTGACCTCCTTTGCCAAGTCTTGTCCGGAGAGTGCTTTGAACAGGGTTGGAAGCATGTTCAAGTCAAAAAGGAAAAAGGTGAAAATTACCAGCGAAGACCCAACATACACGGTGCTCTACCTGGGCAATGCCACCACCATCCAGTCGAAAGGAGAAGGCTGTACGGACGTGGCTGTGAGCAAGATTTGGGGCAAGAGCGAAATGGGCAAAAATGGCACAAAGATGAAACTGACCATCAGCTCGCAGGGAATCCGGATGGTGCATGTGGACGACAAGGCGAGAAGACCGGGACATTTGTATTTATTGCACCGGATAACCTATTGCGTTGCCGACCCAAGGTTACACAAAATTTTCGCTTGGATATACAGACATGAGATGAAGCACAAGGCAGTGATGCTAAGGTGCCATGCGGTGCTGGTGTCCAAGCCGGAGAAGGCAAAGGCCATGGCACTGCTTTTGTACCAGACCTCGGCAACAGCGCTTGCTGAATTTAAAAGACTTAAAAGGAGGGACGATGCAAGGCACCAGCAACAGCAGCTGATAGGGGAACAAACCATACCCCTTGTGCCCCTCAGGAAGCTTCTAAACGGACAGTGTTATTACAAACCCCCGGTGGAGCGCAGCAGGAGCGCCCCCAAATTGGGCTCTATCACAGAGGACTTGatcggagaggaggaggaggagaaagcgATGCTCTTTGAGTGTGAGGACATTCTAGACACGAATGACGATTGTGTGGGCAATGGTAAACAGGAGCTGTCCCAGATTATCAGTGACCTTGGAGAGATGTGCATTGGAAACGACGTACAAACACTAAAAGCGGACTTTAGGGTTACCCGACTCCTCTCCGGGGAGAGCACGGGCAGCGAATCGTCAATAGAAAGCAACCAGGAGCCAATTTCGGTCTCAAACGGATTCGAGGGGGGAAGATGCAGGAAATAA